The Podospora pseudocomata strain CBS 415.72m chromosome 3, whole genome shotgun sequence genome window below encodes:
- a CDS encoding hypothetical protein (EggNog:ENOG503NW17; COG:P), which translates to MSTAPEKEDKRDPSRVLGALLGVHAGDSLGATLEFMSWEEIQQKFPSPLRDIIGGGHFGWKAGDATDDTDLTRAVLLAYYDEVRNDKKGQGGEGVVERAAWYFVDWFEGRDWPGRVKGRKPRDVGGATAQGIMAFKAYGDASKSGAGEGRAGNGSLMRCVPTALFQRDEGRMVEESMGISAVTHDDSCCVVSCVVYNALVRALVEGKNADEAWQAGMEVLKGVGDKEKREGRGGGRVESAVGKVQRAMEGGRHRVKLDDFALHGPRSARNFREELPRGASGYVLESLKLAVAAMFDPRSLEDILVDVVRVGRDTDTNGAIAGGLLGARDGAEAIPLRWREKLQHGREFAEIVEYLLSSS; encoded by the coding sequence ATGTCAACCGcaccagaaaaagaagacaaaagaGACCCCTCCCGCGTGCTGGGAGCGCTGCTGGGCGTCCACGCAGGTGACAGCCTGGGCGCGACGCTAGAGTTCATGTCCTGGGAGGAGATCCAACAAAagttcccctcccctctgaGAGACATCATCGGCGGGGGGCACTTTGGGTGGAAGGCGGGGGATGCGACGGACGATACTGATCTTACGAGGGCGGTGCTGCTGGCTTATTATGATGAGGTGAGGAACGACAAAAAAGGgcagggaggggagggggtggtggaaagggcgGCGTGGTATTTTGTTGATTGGTTTGAGGGTAGGGATTGgccggggagggtgaaggggaggaagccGAGGGATGTTGGGGGGGCCACGGCGCAGGGGATCATGGCGTTCAAGGCGTATGGGGATGCGAGCAAgtcgggggcgggggaggggagggcggggaatGGGAGTCTGATGAGGTGTGTACCTACCGCCTTGTTTCAACGGgatgaggggaggatggtggaggagagtaTGGGGATTTCGGCGGTTACGCATGATGACAGTTGCTGTGTGGTTAGCTGTGTGGTGTATAATGCTTTGGTGAGGGCTTTGGTGGAAGGGAAGAATGCGGATGAGGCGTGGCAGGCCGGcatggaggtgttgaagggtgttggggacaaggagaagagggaggggagaggaggggggcgggttgAGAGTGCGGTGGGAAAGGTGCAGAgggcgatggaggggggCCGACATAGGGTGAAGCTGGATGATTTCGCACTCCACGGACCGAGGAGCGCAAGGAACTTTCGAGAGGAGCTTCCGCGGGGAGCCTCGGGCTATGTGCTCGAGTCCCTCAAGCTTGCTGTGGCCGCCATGTTTGACCCGAGGTCGTTGGAAGACATTCTCGTCGATGTTGTGAGAGTAGGACGGGATACGGATACCAACGGCGCCATTGCGGGAGGTCTCCTGGGGGCCCGGGACGGGGCCGAGGCGATACCACTGCGTTGGCGAGAGAAGCTGCAACATGGCAGGGAGTTTGCAGAAATTGTGGAGTACCTGCTGTCCTCGTCGTAG